One region of Stigmatella erecta genomic DNA includes:
- a CDS encoding dienelactone hydrolase family protein, with product MTLESRKLVYEGPGGPFEGVVAWDTASSQRRPGILVAPSWHGQSEYEAQKALALAELGYVGFAIDLYGQGRRGDTTERARALMLELDRDRKVLQARMASAWALLRTFDTVDPARTGAIGFCLGGKCVLDLARMGADISGVVSFHGVFDPPPYPNAERIPAKVLVFHGWEDRFATPEQVVGLAQELTRSQVDWQIHAYGNTQHAFTVPGLNDPSLGLAYHPDADRRSWKAMRDFFRELFG from the coding sequence ATGACCCTTGAATCTCGCAAGCTCGTCTATGAGGGCCCCGGGGGCCCCTTCGAAGGCGTCGTGGCCTGGGATACGGCCAGCTCCCAGCGGCGTCCTGGCATCCTGGTGGCGCCCTCGTGGCACGGCCAATCCGAGTACGAAGCGCAGAAGGCGCTGGCGCTGGCGGAGCTGGGCTATGTCGGGTTCGCGATCGACCTCTACGGTCAGGGCCGGCGCGGCGACACCACCGAGCGGGCCCGGGCGCTCATGCTGGAGCTCGACCGCGACCGGAAGGTGCTCCAGGCGCGCATGGCCTCGGCGTGGGCCTTGCTGCGCACCTTCGACACCGTCGACCCGGCCCGGACGGGCGCCATCGGTTTCTGTCTGGGTGGCAAATGTGTGCTGGATCTCGCGCGCATGGGCGCGGATATTTCAGGCGTTGTCAGCTTTCACGGTGTTTTCGATCCGCCGCCCTACCCGAACGCGGAGCGCATCCCCGCCAAAGTGCTCGTCTTTCATGGTTGGGAAGACCGGTTCGCCACACCCGAGCAGGTGGTGGGCCTGGCCCAGGAGCTGACACGCTCCCAGGTGGACTGGCAGATCCATGCGTATGGAAATACGCAGCATGCCTTCACGGTGCCGGGTCTGAATGATCCCAGCCTGGGTCTTGCATACCACCCCGATGCCGACCGGAGATCCTGGAAAGCCATGCGCGACTTTTTCCGGGAATTGTTTGGCTGA
- the wecB gene encoding non-hydrolyzing UDP-N-acetylglucosamine 2-epimerase — MKKVLHIVGARPNFMKVAPIHKAIATRGQLSQVLVHTGQHYDVKMSDVFFTDLGMPAPDIHLGIGSGSHAEQTARVMLELEKVFLSEKPDLVSVVGDVNSTLAAALVASKMGILISHVEAGLRSFDNRMPEEINRIVTDRIADLLLTPSPDADVNLQKEGAAASRIHFVGNVMIDSLLASKARADTLPTLKDLGLAPQGYAVCTLHRASNVDDAKILGGLISALAHVSTRLPIIFPVHPRTRKMLADKGLGGLLEKAPGLRLVEPMGYLEFLALTSQAKLILTDSGGLQEESTALGVPCLTLRENTERPITVEQGTNLVVGVDPERIREAATAILNGQGKKGRVPELWDGRAAERIADLYARVLGVDTGALRASA; from the coding sequence ATGAAGAAGGTTCTCCACATTGTCGGCGCGCGCCCCAACTTCATGAAGGTGGCGCCCATCCACAAGGCCATCGCCACCCGCGGCCAGCTCTCGCAGGTGCTCGTCCACACCGGCCAGCACTACGACGTGAAGATGAGTGACGTGTTCTTCACGGACCTGGGCATGCCCGCTCCGGACATCCACCTGGGCATCGGCTCGGGCAGCCACGCGGAGCAGACCGCCCGCGTCATGCTGGAGCTGGAGAAGGTCTTCCTGAGCGAGAAGCCGGACCTCGTCTCCGTGGTGGGCGACGTGAACAGCACGCTGGCCGCCGCGCTGGTGGCCTCGAAGATGGGCATCCTCATCTCCCACGTCGAAGCGGGCCTGCGCAGCTTCGACAACCGCATGCCGGAGGAGATCAACCGCATCGTCACCGACCGGATCGCCGACCTGCTGCTCACGCCCTCGCCCGACGCGGACGTCAACCTCCAGAAGGAGGGCGCCGCCGCCTCGCGCATCCACTTCGTGGGCAATGTGATGATCGACTCGCTGCTGGCCTCCAAGGCCCGCGCCGACACGCTCCCCACGCTCAAGGACCTGGGGCTCGCCCCGCAGGGCTACGCGGTGTGCACGCTGCACCGCGCCTCCAACGTGGATGACGCGAAGATCCTCGGCGGACTGATTTCCGCGCTGGCGCACGTCTCCACGCGCCTGCCCATCATCTTCCCGGTGCACCCGCGCACGCGGAAGATGCTCGCGGACAAGGGGCTGGGCGGCCTGCTGGAGAAGGCCCCGGGGCTGCGCCTCGTGGAGCCCATGGGCTACCTGGAGTTCCTGGCGCTCACCTCCCAGGCGAAGCTCATCCTCACCGACTCGGGCGGCCTCCAGGAGGAGTCCACCGCGCTGGGCGTGCCGTGCCTCACCCTGCGCGAGAACACCGAGCGGCCCATCACCGTGGAGCAGGGCACCAACCTCGTGGTGGGCGTGGACCCGGAGCGCATCCGCGAGGCCGCCACGGCCATCCTCAACGGCCAGGGCAAGAAGGGCCGGGTGCCGGAGCTGTGGGACGGGCGCGCCGCCGAGCGCATCGCGGACCTGTACGCCCGGGTGCTCGGGGTGGACACGGGCGCCCTGCGCGCCTCCGCCTGA
- a CDS encoding TOMM precursor leader peptide-binding protein: protein MSDFLRRVLQFKPHLRTERLDTDRFFLIGEREQFMLTGKVQVLVASLLDGRRAVEDIVSALQEQASAPEVLYTLSMLEKRGHAVDAAPGLAPEMAAFWQSLGVAPADAAARLGASPVAVRALDGLETAPFIEALRGMGLTVQDEGTLQAVLVRDYLSPGLEAFNQQALTQRTPWLLVKPTGASPWVGPVVRPGEGPCWACLAHRLRWNRPVEAYLNGRTGHTGPRLPPRAELPTSLQAGLHLAATALARWIVTGKKGPLGQSLLALEYPQFQFTEHPVVRRPQCPACGDPELLKTRGAQPVVLEARPRGFTEDNGFRSVSPEETFARLRHQISPLTGVLSNLGPLESRNHPLRPTFAASYFTPVRSESPDFSEFHALSLGKGRTPLQSRASALGEGIERWSALFQGDEPRHRAPWAAMSAEAFHPKDLLLFSDTQYRDRAALNAKYAFPRGEVPVPFNEALEVDWTPVWSLTHERRRYLPTSYCYTRYPAPPEARFSPADSNGHAAGNCVEEAILQGFLELAERDATAIWWYNRLRRPGVDLSSFQEPYFDALREHHRAHGWRLWALDLTHDLGIPTFVALGHNARGDRHCVGFGAHLDARIALQRALTEFNQIFDPQEKLPPPWNVAGLEDPSFLFPDETQPLRTPGDYPVPSQEDIREDVRTCVARAARAGLETLVLDLTRPDVGLNVVKVVVPGLRHFWPRFAAGRLYDVPVRLGWREHPLDETQLNPVPLFV, encoded by the coding sequence ATGAGCGACTTTCTCCGCCGCGTTCTTCAATTCAAACCGCACCTGCGCACGGAACGGCTCGACACGGACCGGTTCTTTCTGATCGGCGAGCGCGAGCAATTCATGCTGACCGGCAAGGTCCAGGTGCTCGTGGCGTCGCTGCTCGATGGACGCCGCGCCGTGGAAGACATCGTCTCCGCGCTCCAGGAGCAAGCCTCTGCGCCCGAGGTCCTCTACACCCTCTCCATGCTGGAGAAGCGGGGCCATGCCGTGGACGCGGCGCCCGGGCTGGCCCCGGAGATGGCTGCCTTCTGGCAGTCCCTGGGCGTGGCCCCCGCCGATGCGGCCGCGCGGCTCGGCGCCTCGCCCGTGGCGGTGCGCGCCCTGGATGGACTGGAGACGGCCCCCTTCATCGAGGCCCTGCGGGGCATGGGCCTGACCGTTCAGGATGAAGGCACGCTCCAGGCCGTCCTGGTCCGGGACTACCTGTCGCCCGGGCTGGAGGCGTTCAACCAGCAAGCGCTCACGCAGCGCACGCCCTGGCTCCTGGTGAAGCCCACGGGCGCCTCGCCCTGGGTGGGCCCCGTGGTCCGGCCCGGGGAAGGGCCGTGCTGGGCGTGCCTGGCCCACCGGCTGCGGTGGAACCGGCCCGTGGAGGCCTATCTGAATGGGCGCACGGGCCACACGGGCCCCCGGCTGCCGCCGCGCGCGGAGCTGCCCACGAGCCTCCAGGCAGGCCTCCACCTGGCGGCGACCGCCCTGGCGCGGTGGATCGTCACCGGCAAGAAGGGCCCCCTGGGCCAGTCCCTGCTGGCGCTGGAGTACCCCCAGTTCCAGTTCACCGAGCACCCGGTGGTGCGCAGGCCCCAGTGTCCGGCGTGTGGAGACCCCGAGCTGCTGAAGACCCGGGGCGCCCAGCCCGTGGTGCTGGAGGCCCGGCCCCGGGGGTTCACCGAGGACAACGGGTTCCGCAGCGTCTCGCCCGAGGAGACCTTCGCGCGCCTCCGGCACCAGATCAGCCCCCTGACCGGCGTGCTCAGCAACCTGGGGCCCCTCGAATCACGCAACCACCCGCTGCGCCCCACCTTCGCGGCCTCGTACTTCACGCCCGTGAGGAGCGAGTCGCCCGACTTCAGCGAGTTCCACGCGCTGAGCCTCGGCAAGGGCCGCACCCCCCTCCAGTCCCGCGCCAGCGCGCTCGGCGAGGGCATCGAGCGCTGGAGCGCGCTCTTCCAGGGCGACGAGCCCCGCCACCGCGCGCCCTGGGCCGCCATGAGCGCCGAGGCCTTTCACCCCAAGGACCTCTTGCTGTTCAGCGACACCCAGTACCGCGACCGCGCCGCGCTCAACGCGAAGTATGCCTTTCCCCGGGGCGAGGTGCCGGTGCCCTTCAACGAGGCGCTGGAGGTGGACTGGACGCCCGTCTGGTCGCTCACGCACGAGCGCCGCCGCTACCTTCCCACCTCCTATTGCTACACCCGCTACCCGGCCCCGCCGGAGGCCCGCTTCAGCCCCGCGGACTCCAACGGCCACGCGGCGGGCAACTGCGTGGAAGAGGCCATCCTCCAGGGCTTCCTGGAGTTGGCCGAGCGCGATGCCACGGCCATCTGGTGGTACAACCGCCTGCGCCGCCCCGGCGTGGATCTGTCCAGCTTCCAGGAGCCCTATTTCGACGCGCTCCGGGAGCACCACCGCGCCCACGGCTGGCGGCTCTGGGCGTTGGACCTCACGCACGACTTGGGCATCCCCACCTTCGTCGCGCTGGGTCACAACGCGCGGGGAGACCGGCACTGCGTGGGGTTCGGGGCGCACCTCGACGCGCGCATCGCCCTCCAGCGCGCGCTCACGGAGTTCAACCAGATCTTCGATCCGCAGGAGAAGCTCCCCCCACCCTGGAACGTGGCCGGGCTGGAGGACCCCTCCTTCCTCTTCCCGGATGAGACCCAGCCCCTGAGGACGCCCGGCGACTACCCCGTCCCGTCCCAGGAGGACATCCGCGAGGACGTGCGCACGTGCGTCGCGCGCGCGGCCCGGGCGGGCCTGGAGACCCTGGTGTTGGACCTGACGCGGCCCGACGTGGGCCTGAACGTGGTGAAGGTGGTGGTGCCCGGCTTGCGCCACTTCTGGCCGCGCTTCGCCGCGGGCCGCCTCTATGACGTGCCGGTGCGCCTGGGCTGGCGGGAGCACCCGCTGGACGAAACCCAGCTCAACCCCGTTCCCCTCTTCGTCTGA
- the kdsB gene encoding 3-deoxy-manno-octulosonate cytidylyltransferase, giving the protein MPLPRTAAVIPARYASTRFPGKPLARIAGKSMVEHVWRRCQEAQVFSEVLVATEDARIQEEVARFGGTAVMTSPTCPTGTDRVAEVARGRSGVEVWVNVQGDEPLLDPEALKVLAGLFEDPSVRMGTLVRPLEAAEVPSPHVVKAVLARNGDALYFSRAALPFIREAGHEGSVQRWAHIGLYGYRHETLLELATLPPTPLEEAEKLEQLRALEHGLRIRCGQVRGRTVAVDVPEDVARVEEVLRARGLLP; this is encoded by the coding sequence ATGCCCTTGCCCCGCACCGCCGCCGTCATCCCCGCCCGCTACGCCAGCACCCGCTTTCCCGGAAAACCGCTTGCCCGGATCGCAGGCAAGAGCATGGTGGAGCACGTGTGGCGCCGCTGTCAGGAGGCCCAGGTCTTCTCCGAGGTGCTGGTGGCCACCGAGGACGCGCGCATCCAGGAGGAGGTGGCCCGCTTCGGCGGCACGGCGGTGATGACCAGCCCCACCTGCCCCACCGGCACGGACCGGGTGGCCGAGGTGGCCCGGGGCCGCTCAGGTGTGGAGGTGTGGGTGAACGTCCAGGGCGACGAGCCGCTGCTGGACCCGGAAGCGCTGAAGGTGCTGGCGGGGCTGTTCGAGGACCCGTCGGTGCGGATGGGGACGCTGGTGCGCCCGCTGGAGGCGGCGGAGGTGCCCAGCCCCCACGTGGTGAAGGCGGTGCTGGCGCGCAACGGGGATGCGCTCTACTTCAGCCGGGCCGCCCTGCCCTTCATCCGGGAGGCGGGCCACGAGGGCAGCGTGCAGCGCTGGGCCCACATCGGCCTGTACGGCTACCGGCACGAGACGCTGCTGGAGCTGGCCACGCTGCCGCCCACGCCCCTGGAAGAGGCCGAGAAGCTGGAGCAGCTCCGGGCGCTGGAGCACGGCCTGCGCATCCGCTGCGGCCAGGTGCGGGGCAGGACGGTGGCGGTGGACGTGCCCGAGGACGTGGCCCGGGTGGAAGAGGTGCTGCGCGCCCGGGGCCTCCTGCCCTGA
- a CDS encoding DUF7594 domain-containing protein: MRRKTRRSLALAGLAATLAACGGDVDEAQERWGEAPRALSVLGASEDSYAHEGNASSNYGSSTSIYVKNEAGVSRYAYLKFNVSGLSGVSSARLRVYGSASSNTTLMAYQTGDAWSESSLTWSNKPAVGSLAGSVPINTTAKYNDIDVTAYVSAQAAGDGTVSFVLQESVGKYTTLNSSENASNPPQLEVTASGSGGGDTQAPSVPTNLTATAVSSSQINLSWGASSDNVGVTGYDVYRNGAFLKSVTGTSASDTGLAASTAYAYFVKAKDAAGNASTGSSTVSATTSGGGTGSCSGALATTAAIQNALKSAAPGATLLIAPGTYTGSRSTSGDPGGQGLFYAGASGTSSNPIVLKSCDPSNPATLRGTAVNDGSYGLHLTGDYWQVRDLIVTTAQKGIILDHGNRNVLSNVTVHNVGDEGVHFRDGSSYNTLEHSRIYNTGKYQPGYGEGAYVGSDASSAYEHVVIGNVIRSTHFDGGITAEHLDIKEGADGTLVEYCTFNGTGISGQNSADSFVDVKGVNTIVRYNQGFRNGNALVLDAFQVRTHGTGYATGVNNTFYGNTVNLDDSAGYVVFATSATQGTTAHDDVRTGGGKLYSSNVND, encoded by the coding sequence ATGCGAAGGAAGACACGCCGTTCATTGGCCCTGGCGGGCCTGGCCGCCACGCTGGCCGCCTGTGGTGGGGACGTTGACGAGGCGCAGGAGCGGTGGGGCGAGGCGCCCCGGGCGCTTTCCGTTCTGGGGGCCTCGGAGGATTCCTACGCGCACGAGGGCAATGCCTCGTCCAATTACGGCTCCAGCACGTCGATTTATGTGAAGAATGAAGCGGGGGTGAGCCGGTATGCCTATTTGAAGTTCAATGTCAGCGGCCTGTCCGGGGTCTCGAGCGCCAGGCTGCGGGTGTATGGCAGTGCGTCGTCGAACACCACCCTGATGGCCTATCAGACGGGCGATGCCTGGTCGGAGTCATCCCTGACCTGGAGCAACAAGCCCGCCGTGGGGAGCCTGGCCGGCAGCGTGCCCATCAACACCACGGCGAAGTACAACGACATCGATGTGACGGCCTATGTGAGCGCTCAGGCGGCCGGGGATGGCACGGTCTCGTTCGTGCTGCAGGAGAGCGTTGGCAAGTACACCACGCTCAACAGCAGCGAGAACGCCTCCAACCCGCCGCAGCTGGAAGTCACCGCGAGCGGCTCCGGGGGCGGGGACACCCAGGCCCCCTCGGTGCCCACGAACCTCACGGCCACCGCGGTGTCCAGCAGTCAGATCAACCTGAGCTGGGGTGCGTCATCCGACAACGTCGGGGTCACGGGCTACGACGTCTACCGGAATGGCGCCTTCCTGAAGAGCGTCACCGGCACGTCGGCGAGCGATACGGGGCTGGCGGCCTCGACGGCCTACGCGTACTTCGTGAAGGCCAAGGACGCGGCGGGCAATGCGTCCACGGGCAGCAGCACGGTCAGCGCCACCACCTCCGGGGGCGGCACGGGCTCCTGCTCGGGCGCGCTGGCGACCACCGCCGCCATCCAGAACGCCCTGAAGAGCGCCGCCCCGGGCGCCACCCTGCTCATCGCGCCCGGCACCTACACGGGGAGCCGCTCCACCAGCGGGGACCCCGGTGGCCAGGGCCTGTTCTACGCGGGCGCCAGTGGCACCTCGTCTAATCCCATCGTCCTGAAGAGCTGCGACCCCAGCAACCCGGCCACCCTGCGCGGGACGGCGGTCAACGACGGCTCGTATGGCCTCCACCTCACCGGGGACTACTGGCAGGTGCGCGACCTCATCGTCACCACCGCGCAGAAGGGCATCATCCTCGACCATGGCAACCGCAACGTGCTGAGCAACGTCACGGTGCACAACGTGGGCGATGAAGGGGTGCACTTCCGGGACGGCAGCTCCTACAACACCCTGGAGCACTCGAGGATCTACAACACGGGCAAGTACCAGCCGGGGTACGGAGAGGGCGCTTACGTGGGCTCCGACGCCAGCTCCGCCTATGAGCACGTGGTGATCGGCAACGTGATCCGCTCCACGCACTTCGATGGGGGCATCACCGCAGAGCACCTCGACATCAAGGAGGGCGCGGACGGGACCCTCGTGGAGTACTGCACCTTCAACGGCACGGGCATCTCGGGACAGAACAGCGCCGACAGCTTCGTGGACGTCAAGGGCGTCAACACCATCGTCCGCTACAACCAGGGGTTCCGGAACGGCAATGCCCTCGTCCTCGATGCCTTCCAGGTGCGCACCCACGGCACCGGCTACGCGACAGGGGTCAACAACACCTTCTACGGCAACACCGTGAACCTGGATGACTCCGCGGGGTATGTGGTGTTCGCCACCAGCGCGACCCAGGGCACCACCGCCCATGACGATGTCCGCACCGGCGGCGGCAAGCTCTACAGCAGCAACGTCAACGACTGA
- a CDS encoding DUF2891 domain-containing protein — protein sequence MPVSSVWTLLVATLATQAPPAQDFTPEAATRFAQLALSCVHLEYPNKIAHVLSGDADARPPRELTPAFYGCYDWHSAVHGHWLLVRLARLQPEAPFTPRIREALARSLTPANIEAEVRYLNAPGRVSFERPYGLAWLLQLAAELREWEDPQARAWSTALKPLEAAAADRLRAWLPKLSRPIREGEHDQTAFSFGLVLDWARRAGDRPMEQLLTERVEAFYGKDRQAPLAYEPSGHDFLSPILAEADLMRRVLPPARFATWLRGFLPGIPTNGSTAWMEPAVVTDPSDPKLAHLDGLNLSRAWMLEGIVSGLPPADKRRRALQETAKRHREAGLRAVTGAHYEGGHWLGSFAVYLVSGRGLPQP from the coding sequence ATGCCGGTCTCTTCCGTCTGGACCCTCCTCGTGGCCACGCTCGCCACGCAAGCCCCGCCCGCGCAGGACTTCACCCCCGAGGCCGCGACGCGCTTCGCGCAGCTCGCGCTGAGCTGTGTCCACCTCGAGTACCCGAACAAGATCGCCCATGTGCTCAGCGGGGATGCCGACGCCCGGCCACCCCGGGAGCTCACCCCCGCGTTCTATGGCTGCTACGACTGGCACTCCGCCGTCCACGGCCACTGGCTGCTCGTGCGCCTGGCCCGCCTCCAGCCCGAGGCGCCCTTCACCCCCCGGATTCGCGAGGCGCTGGCGCGGAGCCTGACGCCCGCGAACATCGAGGCGGAGGTGCGCTACCTGAATGCTCCGGGCCGGGTGAGCTTCGAGCGCCCCTATGGGCTCGCGTGGCTGCTCCAGCTGGCCGCGGAGCTGCGCGAGTGGGAGGACCCCCAGGCCCGCGCGTGGTCCACCGCGCTCAAGCCCCTGGAGGCGGCCGCCGCGGACCGGCTGCGCGCGTGGCTGCCGAAGCTCTCCCGCCCCATCCGCGAGGGGGAGCATGACCAGACGGCCTTCTCGTTCGGGCTCGTGCTGGATTGGGCCCGGCGCGCCGGGGACCGTCCGATGGAGCAGCTCTTGACGGAGCGGGTGGAGGCCTTCTACGGGAAAGACCGCCAGGCGCCGCTCGCCTATGAGCCCTCGGGACACGACTTTCTCTCCCCCATCCTCGCCGAGGCGGACCTGATGCGCCGCGTGCTGCCCCCGGCGCGCTTCGCCACGTGGCTGCGCGGCTTCCTGCCCGGGATTCCCACGAACGGCAGCACCGCCTGGATGGAGCCCGCGGTGGTGACCGACCCGAGCGATCCGAAGCTGGCGCACCTGGATGGGCTGAACCTGAGCCGGGCGTGGATGCTGGAGGGCATCGTCTCGGGGCTGCCGCCCGCGGACAAGCGGCGCCGCGCCCTGCAGGAGACGGCCAAGCGCCACCGCGAGGCGGGGCTCCGGGCGGTGACGGGGGCCCACTATGAAGGAGGCCACTGGCTGGGCAGCTTCGCGGTGTACCTCGTCTCGGGCCGGGGGCTGCCCCAGCCCTGA
- a CDS encoding PAS domain-containing sensor histidine kinase, with the protein MSVQENEKSPAHPSLIQALLDVHMDFTRSRDSQRLLEGLLGILLAQTGSEYGFIGEVFPAAPAPHRVQVLVSQPATWKEALPVRAILDAALVTGEPTVGVSTPGAVLDAVPSVQTFLALPLRVGTDTVGMLGIANRPGGYDAGLACFLLPLRTALESFLQGERDTRRKHQALPEDPELRRMLLGVEQSVWSLYIPSRELHMSRRLLEILGYAEGEVEPTALAWWSMCHPEDRSRLQRLFADISVNPATPLIEFEYRARRKDGSWAHILNRARAGSPDERGRPTRVMGIDVDITATKRGEERMSALLRALPDLIFRMRSDGTYLDFSCSSPEETLVPVESFLGRNIRELRMPPEVIDLTLAHLDHAIREGGLNIYEYEMDMPRGRQSYETRLVRSGPDEAVAIVRNITERKLAEHRQTQLIRAEKLASLGQLAAGVAHEVTNPVSYVISNLSTLSQYVSTLMPVLRLQEELAREHAPDAALLASQFARLRELWGQEDLEYLLQDMPEMIEESLVGAQRIKEIIQSLRTFSRSDDTKPQRADLNEELESSLRMVWSELKYKCEVKRDFAALPPVTCYPTQLNQVFTNLLVNAAHAIEARGEIRVRTWQEGEEVVVQISDTGRGMSAETLARIFTPFFTTKPRGQGTGLGLSISYDIISRHEGRIDVKSEVNQGTTFTIHLPISPP; encoded by the coding sequence ATCCATCCTTGATACAAGCACTCCTCGACGTCCACATGGACTTTACCCGGAGCCGCGACTCACAGCGGCTTCTCGAAGGACTGCTTGGCATCCTGCTGGCTCAGACCGGCAGTGAGTACGGCTTCATTGGCGAGGTGTTTCCCGCGGCGCCGGCGCCCCACCGGGTGCAGGTTCTCGTCAGCCAGCCTGCCACCTGGAAGGAAGCCCTTCCCGTGAGGGCGATTCTGGACGCGGCGCTCGTGACGGGTGAGCCCACCGTGGGCGTGAGCACCCCGGGCGCGGTCCTCGACGCGGTCCCCTCCGTCCAGACGTTCCTGGCGCTGCCCTTGCGCGTGGGGACGGACACCGTGGGGATGCTGGGCATCGCCAACCGCCCCGGGGGCTACGACGCTGGGCTTGCCTGCTTCCTGCTGCCCCTGCGGACCGCCCTCGAGAGCTTCCTGCAGGGCGAGCGGGACACACGCCGCAAGCACCAGGCCCTGCCCGAGGATCCGGAGCTGCGGCGGATGCTGCTGGGCGTGGAGCAGAGCGTCTGGAGCCTCTACATCCCCTCGCGCGAGCTGCACATGAGCCGGCGCCTGCTGGAGATCCTCGGCTATGCCGAGGGCGAGGTGGAGCCGACGGCCCTCGCCTGGTGGTCGATGTGCCATCCCGAGGACCGGTCCCGGCTCCAGCGGCTCTTCGCCGACATCTCGGTGAACCCCGCCACCCCGCTCATCGAGTTCGAGTACCGCGCGCGGCGCAAGGACGGCTCCTGGGCGCACATCCTCAACCGGGCCCGTGCGGGCTCCCCGGACGAGCGGGGCCGGCCCACGCGGGTGATGGGCATCGACGTGGACATCACCGCCACCAAGCGGGGCGAGGAGCGCATGAGCGCGCTGCTCCGGGCGCTCCCGGACCTCATCTTCCGCATGCGCAGCGACGGCACCTACCTCGACTTCTCCTGCAGCAGCCCGGAGGAGACCCTCGTCCCGGTGGAGTCCTTCCTCGGCCGGAACATCCGGGAGCTGCGGATGCCCCCGGAAGTCATCGATCTGACGCTGGCGCACCTGGACCATGCCATCCGGGAGGGCGGGCTGAACATCTACGAGTACGAGATGGACATGCCCCGGGGCCGGCAGAGCTACGAGACGCGCCTCGTCCGCAGCGGCCCGGACGAGGCGGTGGCCATCGTGCGCAACATCACCGAGCGCAAGCTGGCCGAGCACCGCCAGACCCAGCTCATCCGCGCCGAGAAGCTGGCCTCCCTGGGGCAGCTGGCCGCAGGCGTGGCGCACGAGGTCACCAACCCCGTCAGCTACGTCATCAGCAACCTCTCCACCCTGAGCCAGTACGTCTCGACGCTCATGCCGGTGCTGCGGCTGCAGGAAGAGCTCGCCCGGGAGCACGCGCCGGATGCGGCCCTGCTCGCCAGCCAGTTCGCGCGCCTGCGCGAGCTGTGGGGCCAGGAGGACCTGGAGTACCTCCTGCAGGACATGCCCGAGATGATCGAGGAGTCCCTGGTGGGCGCCCAGCGCATCAAGGAAATCATCCAGTCCCTGCGCACCTTCTCCCGCTCGGACGACACGAAGCCCCAGCGGGCGGACCTGAACGAGGAGCTCGAGTCCAGCCTGCGCATGGTGTGGAGCGAGCTGAAGTACAAGTGCGAGGTGAAGCGCGACTTCGCGGCCCTGCCGCCCGTCACCTGCTACCCCACCCAGCTCAACCAGGTCTTCACCAACCTGCTGGTCAACGCCGCCCACGCCATCGAGGCGCGGGGCGAAATCCGGGTGCGGACCTGGCAGGAGGGAGAAGAGGTGGTGGTGCAGATCTCCGACACGGGCCGGGGCATGTCGGCCGAGACGCTGGCGCGCATCTTCACGCCCTTCTTCACCACCAAGCCCCGCGGCCAGGGCACGGGCCTGGGGCTGTCCATCAGCTACGACATCATCAGCCGCCACGAGGGGCGCATCGACGTGAAGAGCGAGGTGAATCAGGGCACCACGTTCACCATCCACCTGCCCATCTCGCCCCCGTGA